One window from the genome of Hydra vulgaris chromosome 02, alternate assembly HydraT2T_AEP encodes:
- the LOC136075895 gene encoding protein GVQW3-like, producing MEKLKSQRICIKFCVKNEIKGNKVWKMLQKAYCESAMKKTRVCEWYKRFRVTIREVADEVGISIGLCHNIFSNVLGMKRVAAKFIPKLSNFDQKNNCMNIAKELLNESTLNHQDRKKARQV from the coding sequence atggaaaaattgaaGAGTCAAagaatttgtattaaattttgtgtaaaaaatgaaataaagggTAACAAAGTGTggaaaatgttacaaaaagCCTATTGTGAGTCTGCTATGAAAAAAACACGTGTTTGCGAGTGGTATAAGCGTTTCCGAGTCACAATAAGAGAAGTTGCTGATGAAGTTGGGATATCAATTGGGTTATgtcataacattttttcaaatgttttgggCATGAAACGAGTGGCAGCAAAATTCATTCCAAAACTGTCGAACTTTgaccaaaaaaacaattgcatgAACATCGCAAAGGAGCTGCTAAATGAAAGCACCCTGAATCACCAAGACCGAAAAAAAGCACGTCAAGTTTGA